The Klebsiella aerogenes KCTC 2190 region ATATTGAATACCGCTTCCAGCATCGCCGGGACGTTCTGCTGCACCATGTCAATATCGTGACCCAATAGATAAACAAATGGGTCCCAGTCAAAACAGCCCATCGGCGGCTGCTCGACGCCGGTCAGCCCCAACTGCGCCAGCCATCTCACCACCCCTTCCAGCGAGATGGTCGAGTTAACGAAGAACCCCTGCAGATGTTCATCGGCGCTTTTGAAACGCGCCTGCATGCAGGCTTCCACTTTGCCTTTTGAATAGCCCGGAGAAAGAATATTCTCTTCCGGCACGCTCATGCCGCGCGCCTCATGAGCATCGCGAAATCCGCGCAAACGCTCCAGGGTGTTGTGGTCGCTGCTGCGCCCGCCGACAAAAAACAGCGGCGCCAGTTTGCCGTGGCGATTGAGACTGTTATCAAGAATTTTATCGGTCAACGCGCGGGCGCCCGCGTAGTTGTCGGAGAGCACCGACGGTGCGGTGGAGCCCGGTAGGTCAAGGTTGACCGTCGGCACCCCCGCCTGCTGACATAGCTCGGTAATTTTATCCGGATTAGTCGCCCCGGTCGCCACCACCCAGTCTACCTGCCAGGAGAGCATCGCCTTCACCGCTTCGATTTCCAGTTCTGGACGACGGCGAGTACAGGTAATAATCGGCAGCAGGCCGCGCTCACGCGCCATCTCTTCAAAGCCTTCCGCCACGGAACCAAAATAGCGGTTGTCGTATTTGGGGACAATCATCCCGATGACATGCGATTTTTTACTGCGCAACATGCTGGCCTGGCGATTAATCGCGTAGCCCTGCTCTTGCGCAATCCGCGTCACTTTTTCCGCAAGTTTGGCGCTGATACGGCGTTTTTTCCAGTTGCCATTGAGGATCGCGCTCACCGCGCTTGCCGAAACGCCGGATAATTCCGCCAGATCGTAGATAGTGATTTTTTTCATTTTCCCAACTTGCGTCACAAATTCATTTCGCTGTTAATTTCCCCACTTGCTCAATCGATGAAGCTGGCGCAACATTAGCTTCATCGATTGAGCAACCATGACGCTCGCTAGCGTATACACTCAATAATCATTCAGACATCAGCAAATTGAAATAAATGGTGCTGATATTCAATAGCTTAACTTAGTTACTCCTGCTCTGACAGGCCAGATTGTTGTAGCAGGTAACCGCTCCTCAAGCTCGTCGAGACCAGCTTGAAGAGCAAAACAGACAACATGAAGGATTATAAAATGAACCACTCCGTATCCTCTATGAATACTTCTCTTAGCGGCAAAGTCGCCGCGGTCACCGGCGCCGCTTCCGGCATTGGTCTTGAATGCGCGAAAACCATGCTTGGCGCGGGCGCGAAGGTGGTTCTGATCGACCGTGAAGGCGAAAAGCTCAACAAGATTGTGGCAGAGCTTGGCGAAAACGCTTTTGCTTTACAGGTCGATCTGATGCAGGGCGATCAGGTGGATAAGATCATTGACGGCATCCTGCAACTTGCCGGACGTCTCGATATCTTCCACGCCAACGCCGGCGCTTACATCGGCGGCCCGGTCGCTGAGGGCGACCCGGACGTCTGGGATCGCGTGCTGCACCTCAATACTAACGCCGCCTTCCGCTGCGTGCGTAGCGTGCTGCCGCATATGATCGCGCAAAAATCCGGCGATATTATTTTCACCAGCTCCATCGCCGGCGTGGTGCCGGTTATCTGGGAACCTATCTATACCGCGTCAAAATTCGCCGTACAGGCGTTTGTTCATACCACCCGCCGCCAGGTTTCCCAACACGGTGTCCGCGTCGGCGCGGTACTGCCTGGCCCGGTGGTCACCGCCCTGCTCGATGACTGGCCGAAAGAGAAAATGGAAGAAGCGCTGGCCAACGGTAGCCTGATGCAGCCTATCGAAGTTGCCGAATCGGTACTGTTTATGGTCACCCGTTCGAAAAACGTCACCGTACGCGACCTGGTTATTTTGCCTAACAGCGTTGATTTATAACCCCCGGTATCGGTGACTAAAAGGACGATTTTATGAATGGCGAGACTCAAACCATTATCGGCGTCGATGTCGGCTCCGGCAGCGTGCGCGCCGGGGTATTTAACCTCAGCGGCGAACTACTGGCCCACGCCACCCGGGAGATCACCCTCTTCCGCAGCGCCGGCAGCGTGGTGGAACAATCCAGCCGCGAAATTTGGCAGGCGGTTTGCGACTGCATTAAACACGCGGTCGAAAAATCCGCCGTCTCTCCGCACTCGGTTGCCGGTATCGGCTTCGACGCTACCTGCTCGTTGGTGGTAATCGGTGAGAATGACGCGCCGCTGGCCGTCGGCCCCTGCGAAGAGGCGGATCGCAATATCATCGTCTGGATGGATCACCGCGCCACCGAACAGGCGGAACGCATCAATGCCACCCGCCATCCGGTGCTGCAGTACGTCGGCGGGACTATCTCCCCGGAGATGGAGACGCCGAAGCTGCTATGGCTGAAAGAAAACCGTCCGCAGATTTTTGCCGCCGCGCGCCATTTCTTCGACCTGGCCGACTATCTCACCTGGCGCGCGACCGGCGATCTGGCCCGCTCCGTCTGTACCGTCACCTGTAAATGGACCTATCTGGCCCATGAAAAGCGCTGGGATGCCGACTACTTCCGCCAGATTGGCCTCGCAGAGCTGGCGGAAGAAGACTTCGCCCGTATCGGCCAGCGTATTGTCGATCCGGGAACGCCCTGTGGTGATGGGTTAACCGCGGCGGCGGCCGAAGAGATGGGTCTGCCTGTCGGTACGCCGGTGGCGGTCGGGATGATCGACGCCCATGCCGGCGGCATTGGCACCGTTGGCGTACTCAACGGCGCGGTGAATAATATGGCCTACGTCTTCGGCACCTCCTCCTGCACCATGACCACCACCGAGAAAGCGGTGTTCGTCCCTGGGGTCTGGGGGCCTTACTATTCGGCGATGGTGCCGGGTTACTGGCTGAACGAAGGTGGACAAAGCGCCGCCGGCGCGGCTATCGACCAGTTACTGAGCTTCCATCCGGCAGCGGCAGAAGCGCGTGAACAGGCCAAAGCCGCCGCCGTTCCGCTGCCGGTCTGGCTGGCGGATCGCGTGCTGGCGCAGGTTGCCTCGCCGTCGGAGGCGGTGCAGCTGGCTGATGGACTGCATGTCGTGCCGGAGTTTCTCGGCAATCGCGCGCCGCTTGCCGACCCCCACGCGAAAGCGCTGATTGCCGGGCTGGGGATGGAGCGGGATCTTGATAATCTGACCGCGCTGTACGTCGCCGGATTATGCGGAATTGGCTACGGCCTGCGGCAGATCCTCGATGCCCAACGCGCCTGTGGTATTGAGAACGAAAATATCGTTATTAGCGGCGGCGCGGGTCAGCACCCGCTGGTACGCCAGCTGTTGGCCGACGCCTGCGGCGTGACAGTGGTCAGCACAGCCAGTAGCGAACCCGTATTGCTGGGTTCCGCCATCCTCGGCGCCGTCGCGGGCAACGTCGCCGCCTCGCTACCGGACGCCATGAAGCGGTTCACCAGAGTGGATAAAACCTATCGTAGCGAAACGGCGTTTAGCTCGCTACATCAACGCAGGTATGAGGCCTACAAAGCGCTACAACAGGCCGGTCGGCTAATCCGCGAATAACATACCTCTTTAATTTAATAACAATAATGCTCCGCTGTTGTGCAGCGGAGCCGCTCCTCTGCATCCTGAAATCGAGGTTAACATGTCCGTTAATAACCAACAGTGGTTCGGTCTGCCGCTGAATCTTATCTGGGGATACGTCGCCATCGCCGTGTTTATGACCGGCGATGGTTTTGAACTCGCCTTTCTCTCGCACTACATCAAGGAGCTGGGCTTCAGCCCGGCGCAGGCCTCTTTCGCCTTCACCCTCTACGGCCTCGCCGCCGCCCTCTCGGCCTGGGTCTCCGGCGTGGTCGCGGAAATTATCACCCCGCGTAAAACCATGTTTATCGGTTTCGTGCTGTGGTGCGTGTTCCACGTCCTGTTCCTCGTCTTCGGCCTCGGTCGCGCCAACTATGCCTTAATCCTGCTGTTTTACGGTATCCGCGGCCTGGCCTATCCGCTGTTCCTCTATTCGTTTATCGTCGCCATTATTCATAACGTCCGCAGCGACAGCTCCAGCTCGGCCCTGGGCTGGTTCTGGGCGGTCTACTCCGTCGGCATCGGCGTGTTCGGCAGCTATATTCCGAGCTTCACCATTCCGCACATTGGCGAGATGGGCACCCTGTGGCTGGCGCTGGCGTTCTGCGTCACCGGCGGGCTGATTGCCCTGGCGGCGCTGCGCAACACCGAAACCCCGCGCCATATGCAGAATCTTACCACCCGCGAGAAGTTCTCCGAGCTGGGGCGCGCGGTGACCCTTATCTACACCAACCGCAGCATTATGCTCTCCAGCATCGTGCGCATTATCAACACCCTGTCGCTGTTCGGCTTTGCGGTGGTCATGCCGATGATGTTCGTCGATGAGCTTGGCTTCACCACTTCCGAATGGCTGCAGGTGTGGGCGGCGTTCTTCTTCACCACCATCTTCTCCAACGTCTTCTGGGGGATTGTGGCGGAGAAACTGGGCTGGATGAAAGTGGTGCGCTGGTTCGGCTGTATCGGCATGGCGCTGTCGAGCCTGGCGTTTTACTACCTGCCGCAGCACTTCGGCCATAACTTCGCCATGGCGCTGGTGCCGGCAATTGCGCTGGGGATTTTTGTCGCGGCGTTTGTGCCGATGGCGGCGGTGTTTCCGGCGCTGGAGCCAGAGCATAAAGGGGCGGCGATTTCGGTCTACAACCTGTCGGCCGGGCTGTCGAACTTCCTCGCACCGGCGATTGCGGTGGTGCTGCTGCCGCACTTCAGCACCATCGGCGTGGTGGTGGCCTATACCGCGCTCTATCTGCTGGCGTTTTGTCTGTGCCCGTTTATTCGCGTTGAGCAGCCCGTTTTTGCTACCAGCGAAGCGGCTGAACAGCTGAACGTCAGCACAGTAAAATCATAAAAAAACCCCGGAGACCGGGGTAAGTAAAATAGTCAATCCGGGCCTCGTGCCCGGATTTTTGCCTTACGCGATGGTGACTTTGCCGTCCAGATAGACATCCTGCACCGCATTGATCAGCTTCACGCCTTCGCTCATCGATTTCTTAAAGGCTTTACGACCGAGGATCAGCCCCATGCCGCCGGCGCGTTTATTAATCACCGCCGTGCGCACCGCATCGGCAAGATCGGTTTCGCCGCCCGCCGCCCCGCCGGAGTTAATCAACCCGGCGCGGCCCATGTAGCAGTTCGCCAGCTGATAGCGCACCAGATCGATCGGGTTATCGCTGGTCAGCTTGCTGTAGACGCGATCGTCGGTATAACCAAAATTCACCGCTTTATAGCCGCCGTTATTCTCGGCCATTTTCTGCTTCACGATATCAGCGCCAATGGTGGCTGCCAGATGGTTGGCCTGGCCGGTCAGGTCAGCGGAAACGTGGTAATCGACGCCATCTTTTTTGAATGCCGGGTTGCGCAGATAGGCCCACAGCACGGTGACCAGGCCGAGCTCGTGCGCGCGTTCAAAGGCGGCGGATATCTCTTCAATCTGCCGACGCGACTGTTCGGAGCCGAAATAGATCGTCGCGCCAACCGCAACCGCGCCCATGTTGAACGCCTGTTCGACGCTGGCGTACAGGGTCTGGTCATACTCGGTCGGGTAGCTCAACGTTTCGTTATGGTTGAGCTTAACGAGGAATGGAATGCGGTGCGCGTAGCGGCGCGATACCGAGGCCAGTACGCCATAGGTAGAAGCCACGCAGTTACAGCCGGCTTCGATGGCGAGTTCCACGATATTCTTCGGATCGAAGTAGAGCGGGTTGGCGGCGAACGACGCGCCCGCCGAGTGCTCTACGCCCTGGTCGACCGGCAGAATGGACAGGTACCCCGTTCCCGCCAGACGCCCGGTGTTGTAGAGGGTCTGCATATTACGCAGCACCGCAGGCGGGCGGTTGTTATCCACCATCACCCGGTCGACGTAATCCGCTCCCGGTAAATAGAGTTGATCGGCTGGAATAGTCATACAACGGTGCTGTAAAAGGCTGTCGGCATCTTTGCCAAGCAACTGCGTAATATCAGTCATAGCTATCTCCCGTAAGTGCTGGCCGCAGCCAGCATGTTTTATCCCAACCCAAAAATTTTGGGCAGGTTAAGCCTGGTACCGAGTTAGCATATTTTCCAGCCGGGAGCGCGTTTTTTCAGTAGATTCTGCTGTCTCGTTTCACTGCCATTTACCACCAGGCGTGGAAATGATGTACCGGGCCGATACCGTGCCCCACTTCCAGCGAATCGGCCTGCGCCAGCGCCGCCGACAGCCAGCCCTTCGCTTCGGCGACCGTTTGTCCCCAATCGGCATAGCGCGGACGCAGCGCCGCCAGCGCGGCAGATAACGTACAGCCGGTACCGTGGGTATTTTTGGTCTGCACGCGCGGCGCGGTAAAGCGCTGTTCGCCTTCGCGGGTAAACAGCCAGTCCGGGCTTTCGGCGTCGTCCAGATGTCCGCCCTTCATTAATACCGCCCCGCAGCCTAGCGCTAACAGCGCCCTGCCCTGTTCCAGCATCTCGCGCTCGCTTTGCGCATGCGGCGCATCGAGCAGCGCCGCGGCCTCCGGCAAATTCGGGGTGATCAGTGAAACGTGCGGCAGCAGGCGCTGGCGCAGCGTCGCAATTGCCGAGTGGGATAACAGCGGATCGCCGCTTTTCGCCAGCATTACGGTATCCAGCACCACGTTGGCAATTTGATAGCGAGCAAGACGTTCCGCCACCGCTTCAACGATATCGGTTTCCGCCAGCATGCCGATTTTCGTAGTATCGATTCGCACGTCGCTAAACACCGAATCCAACTGCGCCGCCACGAAGTCCGGCTCAATGCGGTATACCGACTGCACGCCGCGGGTATTCTGCGCCACCAGCGCGGTGATCACCGAGCAGCCGTAAGCGCCGAGTGCGGAGAATGTTTTGAGGTCGGCCTGGATCCCGGCGCCGCCGCTGGGATCGGTGCCGGCGATGGTTAAGGCGTTAATCCGCTTCATGCCGGCACCTCCGCGTATAACGCGTCGAGGAATGCCGGGATAAAACTGCCGGGGCCGCCGTGTCGCGCCGCTTCACTTCCCGCCATTTTCATCAGGCCGCAGGCGGCTGCCACGTTTTGCAGCCTATCGCCGGGCATCGCGGCGCTTGTCGCCACCACCGCGGATAACGCGCAGCCGGTCCCGACCACCCGCGTCATCAGGACATCACCGCCGCTCACGGCAAGCGTGCGCTCACCATCGCTGATGTAATCCACCTCGCCCGTCACCGCGACCACGGTATTGAGCTTGCGCGCCAGCACCTGGGCTGCGGGTAACGCCGCAGCTACGCTATCGGTCGTGTCCACGCCGCGCCCGCCGCCGCTGCTCCCCGCCAGCGCCATGATTTCCGAGGCATTGCCGCGAATCGCCGCAGGCCGCAGTTCCAGTAATTCGCGACAAAAATCAGTGCGTAGCGTCAGCGCGCCGACGGCAACCGGATCCAGAGTCCAGGGTTTTCCCGCCTGGCGGGCGCTCTGCGCCGCCGCGCGCATCGCGTTGGCGCGCTCAGCGGTTAAGGTCCCGACATTAATCAATAGCGCATCGGCAATGGCGGCAAACTGCGTGGCTTCCGTAGGATCAATCACCATCGCCGGCGAGGCGCCAATAGCCAGCAGGACGTTAGCGGTGAAAGTCTGGACCACATCGTTGGTCATACAGTGAACAAGCGGCGAAGAGGTGCGGAAAAGCTGCTGCAGGTGCGCGATATGCGCCGGATTTAGCGGTTCATGCATGGTTTGCTCCCGCCAGATGAGGAAGCAGCGCAGACCATGCGGTCTCTGACTTCCCTACGCTGGCATTATCCAGATCAGGTGGTACGGGTATTTCTCAGCCTTCACAAAGAAGGGCACCCCGAGTCATTTGGTACAAAATGGCGACTAACGTTCCGTTAATCTCTTACCAAGATAGTAATGCCAGCGATAAGTCTTGTAAACGGTAAAAGCGGTATGTCTCCCGGCGATATGTCCCTTAATCGTACAGCCATTCACCTGCTTTTGCGGACTCAACCAACATTTGTACTGTTAGCGGTTTAAGCGGCTTCTCTGGAGGCATGGAACCTAAAAACTCAGGTTCAAAGTAATAGATAATTTCGAAGCCATTCATTTTTACATTCCATTGTTTGAAATAGTAATCTAAAGTATCTTCTGCATCTTCCCAGATGATATTCAGCCCCCCCTTTGTTAATTCAGTATCTAACGTGACTTCTGGACGTTCGCCAAAAAAACAGTATTTCTTATGGCTATGATGAGTATATATATAATCAATAATTTCTTGTTCAATGCTCATTAGAAATATGCCCATGCAACTTTATGTTCTGGTTTAACCATCTTATTAAAAGTTTCACCAGTATCAATTAGTATTGCTCTAGCATAATAAAATGCCATTGCCCACCCTATCCATGGTATGTAGCGGCCTATAACCGCGCCTAGCTTGTTAGTTTTCGACCAATGAAAGTCTTTCAGACTTTTACCCATAGGAGTGATTAACGAGATACCAACCGGCAAACGTACATTACTGAGTAGCTTACGAGACATTATGGAAGCAATACTCGTTCCTTTAATTGCTGTACCTGGTTTTGTTCGCGTCGGTATCCAGGGTTGTCCGGTTAAGATAGCAGTTGCGGCTGTTGCCTCAATTTCAAGATGCTGACTCATCGCATCGATGAGAATCAACAGGAATAACTCCTCTGGTTTCAGATTCCAGTATCCTTTATAGAAGTACCCACTAATTTGTTCAACAGTATCCACTTCATAATCCCTTATGATCCTTGTAGAAAGCGCCATCATAATGGCTGATTTGCATACCGTCATTACGCGTCGTTGTATCATCCTTGTACGTTTGCCACAGAGACGCCACTTTTTCCTGCGCCATGTAAGCGATTACACAAAATTTTAGCTATCCGTGCGGCGGTTGATTTAGATCACAATTCACTTAATAACCATAAGACATAGTTACTACGCGTTACTAACTAAGCGAACACAGTAACCGCAGTAGTCGCCGCTGCCGTTAGTTTGCATAACATGTTAAAAATAATTTCGACACTAAGGTCGTTAATGATGAAAGTGAAACACGTTTCTATGCTGCTGCTGGCACTCAGCGCAGCCATCGCGATTGGTTGCAGTTCACCAGCGCAGCGTATGGCCGAGTGCGAAGCACAGGGGATCAGTAAAGATGCCTGTTATATTGCGGAACAAAACAAACAGGCTACGGTGAATGCCGCAACGGAGAAACAGGCGCTGGAAAATGCACAGGCTTTATATCCCGTGCAGAAAGCGCAATCCAGCAAAAAAGTGAAGATCTTCAATGGTATGAAGCTGGTCACAAACTCAACCGGGCTGACAGTTGATGGCAAACCCGCGGCCTTAGACGAAAGCAATGCTGACGCGAAAACCTATTCTCAGGGTTTATACGTTTTTATTATCTACCAATCAGGAAAAATTGCCGTCATGCAGGACGGTAAATTTTTAGGCTACGCCAAATAGCGCCGCTTCATTGTTAATTTAAAAGCGGCCTAAGGGCCGCTTTTTCCCTTCTCCGCAGTAGCCGACACGTTAAACGCCGAGCTAAATAAGCGACATTAATCCCATTGGATAAATCTCATTTTACCTACGAGAGAGTAGTTTTTTAATTAATGTATTTTTTTTGTAATCACAAACTTGCTCAATGTAAACAATTGGTTATAGTTCAAGAAAGCGTTACAAATTGTAACACCACGTCAGATCGGAATTAACGAGTGAATCGCCATTAAGGTAAGAGGATTCCAATGAAATTGACCCCCATAGTGAAAGGATTAGCCATTGCCGGCTTGCTGTCATCGATCAGCTTGTCAGCATGGGCGGAAGTCGCCGCAAAAGAAGCGACCGCTGCCACCAAACAAGCCAACGACGCTCTCTATAACCAACTCCCCTTCTCTGATAACACCGATTTCACCAACGCCCATAAAGGGTTTATTGCCGCCCTGCCCACCGAGATCATTAAAGGAGAACAAGGTAACGTAGTATGGGATCCGCAACAGTACTCTTTCATCAAAGAAGGTGAAAAAGCCCCGGATTCCGTCAACCCGAGCCTGTGGCGGCAGTCGCAGCTGATTAACATCAGCGGCCTGTTTGAGGTGACCGACGGCGTCTACCAGATCCGCAATCTGGATCTTTCCAACATGACCATCATCGAAGGTAAAGAAGGCATTACCGTCGTGGATCCGCTGGTGTCGGCAGAAACCGCCAAAGTGGGCATGGATCTGTATTACAAAAACCGCGGTAAGAAACCGGTCGTCGCCGTTATCTATACCCACAGCCACGTTGACCACTACGGCGGGGTGCGCGGCGTAGTAGATGAAGCGGATGTGAAATCCGGCAAAGTGAAAATTTACGCGCCGTCCGGCTTTATGGAAGCGGCGGTGGCTGAAAACATCATGGCCGGTAACGTCATGAGCCGCCGCGCCAGCTACATGTACGGCAACCTGCTGAAACCATCGGCCACCGGACAGGTCGGCGCCGGTCTGGGCACCACCACCTCGGCGGGTACCGTTACCCTGATTGCCCCAACCAATATCATTGAAAAAGACGGCCAGAAAGAAGTCATTGACGGTTTGACCTATGACTTTATGCTGGCGCCAGGTTCAGAAGCGCCATCGGAAATGCTGTGGTTCATCGAAGAGAAAAAACTGATTGAATCCGCGGAAGACGTAACACACACCCTGCACAACACCTATTCGCTGCGCGGCGCGAAAATCCGCGAACCGCTACCGTGGTCGAAGTACATCAACGAAGCGATCGTACGCTGGGGCGACAAGGCCGAGATTATTATGGCTCAGCACCACTGGCCGACCTGGGGCAACGACAACGTGGTCAACCTGCTGAAGAGCCAGCGTGACCTGTACCGTTACATTAACGACCAGACCCTGCGCATGGCTAACGAAGGGCTGACTCGCGATGAAATTGCCGCTAAATTCAAACTGCCGGATAGCCTTGCCAACACCTGGGCCAACCGCGGTTACTACGGCTCTGTTAGCCACGACGTGAAAGCCACCTACGTGCTGTATCTCGGCTGGTTCGACGGCAACCCGGCCACCCTCGACGAACTGCCGCCGGAAGAAGCGGCGAAGAAATTCGTCGATTACATGGGCGGCGCCGATGCCATCATGAAGAAAGCGAAAGAGGATTACGACCAGGGTAACTATCGTTGGGTAGCTCAGGTGGTCAGTAAAATCGTCTTCGCCGATCCGAAAAACCAGGATGCGC contains the following coding sequences:
- a CDS encoding SDR family oxidoreductase; this translates as MNHSVSSMNTSLSGKVAAVTGAASGIGLECAKTMLGAGAKVVLIDREGEKLNKIVAELGENAFALQVDLMQGDQVDKIIDGILQLAGRLDIFHANAGAYIGGPVAEGDPDVWDRVLHLNTNAAFRCVRSVLPHMIAQKSGDIIFTSSIAGVVPVIWEPIYTASKFAVQAFVHTTRRQVSQHGVRVGAVLPGPVVTALLDDWPKEKMEEALANGSLMQPIEVAESVLFMVTRSKNVTVRDLVILPNSVDL
- a CDS encoding STM2901 family protein, with the translated sequence MDTVEQISGYFYKGYWNLKPEELFLLILIDAMSQHLEIEATAATAILTGQPWIPTRTKPGTAIKGTSIASIMSRKLLSNVRLPVGISLITPMGKSLKDFHWSKTNKLGAVIGRYIPWIGWAMAFYYARAILIDTGETFNKMVKPEHKVAWAYF
- the thiM gene encoding hydroxyethylthiazole kinase: MHEPLNPAHIAHLQQLFRTSSPLVHCMTNDVVQTFTANVLLAIGASPAMVIDPTEATQFAAIADALLINVGTLTAERANAMRAAAQSARQAGKPWTLDPVAVGALTLRTDFCRELLELRPAAIRGNASEIMALAGSSGGGRGVDTTDSVAAALPAAQVLARKLNTVVAVTGEVDYISDGERTLAVSGGDVLMTRVVGTGCALSAVVATSAAMPGDRLQNVAAACGLMKMAGSEAARHGGPGSFIPAFLDALYAEVPA
- a CDS encoding alkyl/aryl-sulfatase yields the protein MKLTPIVKGLAIAGLLSSISLSAWAEVAAKEATAATKQANDALYNQLPFSDNTDFTNAHKGFIAALPTEIIKGEQGNVVWDPQQYSFIKEGEKAPDSVNPSLWRQSQLINISGLFEVTDGVYQIRNLDLSNMTIIEGKEGITVVDPLVSAETAKVGMDLYYKNRGKKPVVAVIYTHSHVDHYGGVRGVVDEADVKSGKVKIYAPSGFMEAAVAENIMAGNVMSRRASYMYGNLLKPSATGQVGAGLGTTTSAGTVTLIAPTNIIEKDGQKEVIDGLTYDFMLAPGSEAPSEMLWFIEEKKLIESAEDVTHTLHNTYSLRGAKIREPLPWSKYINEAIVRWGDKAEIIMAQHHWPTWGNDNVVNLLKSQRDLYRYINDQTLRMANEGLTRDEIAAKFKLPDSLANTWANRGYYGSVSHDVKATYVLYLGWFDGNPATLDELPPEEAAKKFVDYMGGADAIMKKAKEDYDQGNYRWVAQVVSKIVFADPKNQDARNLEADALEQLGYQAESGPWRNFYLTGAQELRNGVVKGPTPNTASPDTVRAMTPEMFFDYLAVHINGEKAGNAKSVFNIDLGSDGGKYKLELENGVLNHTANAEAKDADTTIALNRATLNKIILKEETLKQAVDNGDAKITGNADKLNEMLGYMDKFEFWFNIVTP
- a CDS encoding substrate-binding domain-containing protein, yielding MKKITIYDLAELSGVSASAVSAILNGNWKKRRISAKLAEKVTRIAQEQGYAINRQASMLRSKKSHVIGMIVPKYDNRYFGSVAEGFEEMARERGLLPIITCTRRRPELEIEAVKAMLSWQVDWVVATGATNPDKITELCQQAGVPTVNLDLPGSTAPSVLSDNYAGARALTDKILDNSLNRHGKLAPLFFVGGRSSDHNTLERLRGFRDAHEARGMSVPEENILSPGYSKGKVEACMQARFKSADEHLQGFFVNSTISLEGVVRWLAQLGLTGVEQPPMGCFDWDPFVYLLGHDIDMVQQNVPAMLEAVFNIIDAGEASQQRVEIPPLLISSREHLA
- a CDS encoding FGGY-family carbohydrate kinase: MNGETQTIIGVDVGSGSVRAGVFNLSGELLAHATREITLFRSAGSVVEQSSREIWQAVCDCIKHAVEKSAVSPHSVAGIGFDATCSLVVIGENDAPLAVGPCEEADRNIIVWMDHRATEQAERINATRHPVLQYVGGTISPEMETPKLLWLKENRPQIFAAARHFFDLADYLTWRATGDLARSVCTVTCKWTYLAHEKRWDADYFRQIGLAELAEEDFARIGQRIVDPGTPCGDGLTAAAAEEMGLPVGTPVAVGMIDAHAGGIGTVGVLNGAVNNMAYVFGTSSCTMTTTEKAVFVPGVWGPYYSAMVPGYWLNEGGQSAAGAAIDQLLSFHPAAAEAREQAKAAAVPLPVWLADRVLAQVASPSEAVQLADGLHVVPEFLGNRAPLADPHAKALIAGLGMERDLDNLTALYVAGLCGIGYGLRQILDAQRACGIENENIVISGGAGQHPLVRQLLADACGVTVVSTASSEPVLLGSAILGAVAGNVAASLPDAMKRFTRVDKTYRSETAFSSLHQRRYEAYKALQQAGRLIRE
- a CDS encoding DUF1493 family protein; this translates as MSIEQEIIDYIYTHHSHKKYCFFGERPEVTLDTELTKGGLNIIWEDAEDTLDYYFKQWNVKMNGFEIIYYFEPEFLGSMPPEKPLKPLTVQMLVESAKAGEWLYD
- a CDS encoding RbtT/DalT/CsbX family MFS transporter encodes the protein MSVNNQQWFGLPLNLIWGYVAIAVFMTGDGFELAFLSHYIKELGFSPAQASFAFTLYGLAAALSAWVSGVVAEIITPRKTMFIGFVLWCVFHVLFLVFGLGRANYALILLFYGIRGLAYPLFLYSFIVAIIHNVRSDSSSSALGWFWAVYSVGIGVFGSYIPSFTIPHIGEMGTLWLALAFCVTGGLIALAALRNTETPRHMQNLTTREKFSELGRAVTLIYTNRSIMLSSIVRIINTLSLFGFAVVMPMMFVDELGFTTSEWLQVWAAFFFTTIFSNVFWGIVAEKLGWMKVVRWFGCIGMALSSLAFYYLPQHFGHNFAMALVPAIALGIFVAAFVPMAAVFPALEPEHKGAAISVYNLSAGLSNFLAPAIAVVLLPHFSTIGVVVAYTALYLLAFCLCPFIRVEQPVFATSEAAEQLNVSTVKS
- the thiD gene encoding bifunctional hydroxymethylpyrimidine kinase/phosphomethylpyrimidine kinase — its product is MKRINALTIAGTDPSGGAGIQADLKTFSALGAYGCSVITALVAQNTRGVQSVYRIEPDFVAAQLDSVFSDVRIDTTKIGMLAETDIVEAVAERLARYQIANVVLDTVMLAKSGDPLLSHSAIATLRQRLLPHVSLITPNLPEAAALLDAPHAQSEREMLEQGRALLALGCGAVLMKGGHLDDAESPDWLFTREGEQRFTAPRVQTKNTHGTGCTLSAALAALRPRYADWGQTVAEAKGWLSAALAQADSLEVGHGIGPVHHFHAWW
- the fbaB gene encoding class I fructose-bisphosphate aldolase, producing the protein MTDITQLLGKDADSLLQHRCMTIPADQLYLPGADYVDRVMVDNNRPPAVLRNMQTLYNTGRLAGTGYLSILPVDQGVEHSAGASFAANPLYFDPKNIVELAIEAGCNCVASTYGVLASVSRRYAHRIPFLVKLNHNETLSYPTEYDQTLYASVEQAFNMGAVAVGATIYFGSEQSRRQIEEISAAFERAHELGLVTVLWAYLRNPAFKKDGVDYHVSADLTGQANHLAATIGADIVKQKMAENNGGYKAVNFGYTDDRVYSKLTSDNPIDLVRYQLANCYMGRAGLINSGGAAGGETDLADAVRTAVINKRAGGMGLILGRKAFKKSMSEGVKLINAVQDVYLDGKVTIA